Sequence from the Helicobacter pylori genome:
GGCCTTTAAAAAGGGCATTCAATAGCCTTTTTCATAAGACCCATTAGGAGTTTTTTAAATCATTTTCTAAGAGTTGGGAAGCGAGAGCGATCTTTTTTAACGAGATAAAATCTTGTTCGCTGTAGCGTTTGTTGTCATTCATTTTATGGTAGTAGAGAGCGCTCAAATCCAAAGCTTTTTCCTCTAAATCTTGCTTGGTTATATTAGTTTGGATTTCAAAAAGATTTTTTGCTTCTTCTAAAGACATAGGGATTTCTATTGCATTGAAGCGTTCAAAATTATCATAAAGCTCGTTAAAATCCTGATTGTCTATCTGCAAAAACGCCCCCACATCTAAAAACAATTCTTTTTCTTTGCTATCCAAAATCCCATCAGCATAGGCTAATAACATGAGAAATTCCACTAATTTCAGGCGTTTGGCGTATTCCCCATGCGTGTGGTCGGCGATTTCTTGGCATAAGGATTCAAAATTTTCTTTTTTATCCACAGGCTCATTGAGAAGCTCTTTGGCTAAATTTTGCTGTTCGCTGTTTAAGGGCTGCTCTAATTCATTGATAAAAAGCGTTCTTAAGGCGTTATCCAAAGCGTTTTTTTGAATGTCTAAAAACTTTAAAAGACGCATATACGCGCCTATTTGGGTTTGCTTGAATTTGTCTAGGGGGCTAGATTGCACCAACAAATAGGGGTCGTTTTTCAAGTCGTATTCTTCGGTTTTGGTTTTAGGGTTTAGGGGGTTTTTCAAATATTCTTTGAGGGTGTTGTAAAAATAAAACAACACAACCGCCGCAACAATTAATAAAATGATTTCCATTTTTTTCCTTTATGAGTATTTTTTCATTTGTTCTTTAAGGTCTTGTTTTTGCCTGCTCTCTCGCTCTTTTTTGGCTTGATAAAGACGCATTTGCTCTTCTTTTTGCTTGTCTTGTAAGATCATTTTCCTCTCATGGTTTTTTTTAAGCCGTTCTATGTATTCTTCTCGTTTTTCTGGGTCTTGGAAACTCACAGGGCGGATGAAAAAAACAAACAAAATCAATAAAAAAATCCCTATAGCGATAATCTCAGAGCCTTCGCCATTGAAAGCATACCAAAGCCCCCCCATCAAAGAAGCGAGCGTGAGTTTTAAAAAAGCGTTCATTTTAAATGAAAGTAAACTTATGATAATGCGCATCAAGCCCTAAAGCTTGCGTGTCTTTTTCCCCCATAGCCATTAGCGCGATTTGAGGTAAAAATAAAGTGGGGGTGTTGTCATTATCTCTTTTATAAATCTTTGAAGCTTTTAAGCTTAAATTTTCAAAAGCGTAAAAAAGCCCTAAAGAATGCACGATTAAAAAATCCGCCCCTAAATCAATCCCTAAATAGCGTAAATGCGCGCACTGGAGTAAGCCGCTTGCTTCATTGACTTCTAAAAGGGGGGCGTAATTTTGAAAAGACTCTAAAAAATGGGGGGCTTTTAAACGGATTTTATTGAAAAAATGATCGCTTTGTTTGATGCGAGAAAATTCAGCCCCTAAAAACGCATCAAAAGGGCTTTTCAATTCCCATGCCAAAAATTCATTAACCCACTCATTAAGATAGACTACCTCAACGCCTTTTTCATAAACAAGCTGGTATTTTTTCAATTTTTCATTAATGGAGTCAATGATTTCAGGGTTGTTGTCTAAAACTTCTTTAGCATGCAAGATATTCAAATACGCATCTTCTTCGCAAAAAATGAGCGAAACGCCATTGGCTTTGGCTAGAGCCAGATTATACGCAGAAGCCGTGAGAAAATCATTTGTGCTTATAATTTTCCCATAATAGCCTCCATCATAACAAAAAGGCAGATCAATGACTTTTTGCCCCATTTTTTCTAAATAGAGCTTAGCGCTTTTTAGAAGCGATTGCGCGTTTAAATGCTTCGCATAAGCGTTAAAGAGCGTGCAAGTTTTAGGGGGGTTAGGCGTTTTAGGGGGGTTAGAGTTGTATTGAAAAAGGCTTAAAAGGTTTTTAGAAAAATCTTTCCATGGCTTGATTTTGGAATTGGTTAGGATTTCTTGCAATTCATAGATTTCATGGTCAATGTTATCATCATTTTTATAGAGATAATGCGCCACGCTTAAAAAATTCATCACGCCGCTTTCAGGCTGAGAAATCATCTCTAATAACCGGTTGCGCTCTGTGGGGTAGCGCTTCATCAGCCATTTAACATACAAGAAAAAGCCATCGCCTAGATATTTAGGGTTTGTTTGGGGGTTGATAAAATTGATTTGGATAAACTTTTCTAATTCTTCTTTTTCGCCTTTAGTGATGTAGGGGACTTGTTTGAAAAAATCTTCATAGTTTTTTAAAACCGCCTTTTCATCAATCACCAAATCTTTTAAAGCGTATCGTTTGGATAGGGGATCTAGCACCCATTCTTTAGAAAAAAACGCCACCAAATCGCTCACTTTAGCGTCTTCAAACACCGCAATTTGATTGATTTTAAGCGCGATATTTTCATTATAGCTCACGCCTTTGAGTTGTCTTAAAAGATCCAAAAGGTATTGATCTTCTTGGTATTCTAAAAAATAAGACTCATAAGCGGGGTTGTAATCTTTGTTGGTTTCAAAACGAAAGACTTTTACATGCAATTTCAAAACGCTCATCAATCAGTCCTTTAGCTTTTGTGCAGATTTTCTAAAATCGTGCGGTTTTTGGAATTGGAAAAAAGAGCCTCTTTAGAATCCAGCCATTCTTTAAACTCTTCTTTAAATTCTTGCTCGTCTTTTTTTGGCTCTTGTGTGATTGGCTCTTCTTTTTGAAACAATTCAAGCGAATCGCAACGATTGAATAAAACGACATTTTCATTTTTTTCTTTGATAAGGATTTGAATGATGCCAGGAAGTTCCACTTGAACCACGCTGCCAATGTTGTTAGGGCCAAACCCGGCTTCAAACTGCACGCTTTTTGCATCAATCATCAAGCTTTCTAAGGTGTATCCGGCTAAAACAAACAGCACTAACGCACCGAATTTTTCATGAATTTCTTTAGGGAGCTTGGGGGAAAAATCAATCGCATCTCTTTCGCACAAAAGGTTGAAACTCAAATGGTTTTTGGACAGAAATTGCAAGTATTCCATGCAATGCTTGTTGTTTAAAAGCCTTAATTCTCTTTGCATGCGAGCAACCTTTCAAATTCTTCTAACAAATGGCACACCTCTTGCATGCCAATTTCCCAAAATTCTTTGCTATCAATGTCAAAGCCAAACATGGACACTAATTCTTTGGGGCTTTTTGATCCTCCTAAGCTCAAAAATTCCGTGTAAGTTTTAACAAACTCTTTAGCGTCGCTTTTTTTATAAAGCCCATAAAGCGCCAAAGTTAAAAGCTGCCCGTAACTATAAGCGTAGCAATAAAAAGGCGAATGGATAAAATGGGGGATATAGCTCCACCACAAATGGTAGTTTTTAGTGAGTTTCACGCTCTTTTCAAACATTCTTTGGTTTTCTTCAAACCAGATTCGATCAAAATCTTTGGTGTCTAATTCTTCATCAATTTCATGGATTCTTCTTTCAAAATTAGTCATCACCACTTGCCTAAAAAGGGTAGAAAAAATATCTTCTAGTTTGCCGGCTAGCATGAAAAGGAGTTCGTCAGATTTTAAACCCTTTTTTAAATGCTCAAAAAACAGCATTTCAGAAAAGACGGAAGCGGTTTCTGCGGTGGTTAAGGGCGTATCCATGTTCAATACGCCTTGTTTTTTGGACAATTCTTGGTGGATCATATGCCCAAATTCATGAGCGATAGTGAAAGCGTCTCGGCGGTTTCCTGTGTAGTTTAATAGCACATAAGGGTGAGCGCTAGGCACCCCGCCATGGCTAAAAGCCCCACCTTGCTTAAAATCTTTAGGGTGTGAATCCACCCAGCCTTCTTTGATCGCTTTAGAAGCGATTTTGTGAAATTCTGGGCTAAAGGCTTTAAGGGTGTTAAGCACTTCTTCTAAAGCTTGAGAGTAAGTCATGGTGGTGTTTTCATCGCTTAAAGGGGCGTAGCGATCGTAGTCTTTGAGTTTATGCCCTAAAATTTGTGCTTTTTGATGGTAGTAACGATGCACTAAAGAAAAATTAGCGTTCACAATCTCTATCATGCTATCCACGCTCTCTTGGGAGATCTGGTTGTCAATGTGGCGGAAACTCTCTTTTTTATCGTATTTTCTCAGCCTAGTTTCAATGAGCAAATCTTTACGCACCATGTTTAAAATGTAAGTGAGCAAAGGGCGAGATTTTTCTAACGCTTTACTGAAAGCTTTTTGAGATTTTTTACGGATCTTGCGTTTGGGGTTGTGCAAGAGGGCTAAAATTTCTTCTTCGCTCAAATTTTGCTCTTCAAAAGGGATTTTCAAAGAAGAAAAATGCTCATCAAAAAGACGGCTAAACGCACCCACTCCCACAGGTGAAAGGGCTAGAGCGATCTTTTCTTCGTCTAAATTTAGGGTGTGCTTTTTCCTTTCTATGAGATTGTTCAAATAAAAAGCATGGTTTTTGCATTTTTTAATGAAAGCGAGTTGTTTTTTGGCGTCTAAATTCTTAAATTCAATTTCAAAGAATAAAAGGTGCTGTTGGATATTCGCACAAGCCATTTCGCATTGCGAATAAAACTTCGCTTCTTTGGTGTTCTTGGCAAAAAGTAATTGAGCGTAAGTCATCGCTCTAGAAATCTTTTCTGACAAATCTTCGTAATGTTTAAGAGCGTTGGCAAACCCTGCAATGTCTAAATTCTTAAGGTTGTTTTGATAAGTGCTCTCAAATTCTTGCACTTCTGTTTGTAAGGTTTTTAAAAATTCTTCTGTGCTTTCTTTATTTTCAAATAAAGCACTTAAATCCCATTCTTGCTCTTTCATAAAAGCCCCCTTTTTGTTTAATAGTTTGAGTTCAATACGCTTGTATTTTAACATAACACTTACAATACAAGCAAACTTATCATTTGGTTTTTACGCAATTATTTTTTAGCCGGCTCATTTTCTTGGCTCTTTTGGTGCAAAATAAATTGAGCGATAGATTCTAGGTATTTTAAGATAAAAGGGGTTGCTAACATAGAAAAGACCACCATAAGGATAAGGAGCTGGTGGATGTCATTTTGAGCGATACTTAAGATATTTTTTTGGTGCAAAAAACCAAGAATCCCTTTTTTTTCTTGCAAATTAAAGAGCTGGTGCGAGCCTGAATTTAAGAAAATGACAAAAGAAAACTCCCCGATTTGCGCCAAAGAAAGAGCGGTTTTTATGGCAGTTTTAGCGTCTCTAAAAAAACGCAAAAGCGCATAAATGATAGCCGTCTTAAAACCCATCACTAAAATGAGTAAAAAGATGACAACAAAGAACTTCTCTATAAAGAAACTCACATTAATTTGCATCCCTATCGTAATGAAA
This genomic interval carries:
- a CDS encoding TerB family tellurite resistance protein, which produces MEIILLIVAAVVLFYFYNTLKEYLKNPLNPKTKTEEYDLKNDPYLLVQSSPLDKFKQTQIGAYMRLLKFLDIQKNALDNALRTLFINELEQPLNSEQQNLAKELLNEPVDKKENFESLCQEIADHTHGEYAKRLKLVEFLMLLAYADGILDSKEKELFLDVGAFLQIDNQDFNELYDNFERFNAIEIPMSLEEAKNLFEIQTNITKQDLEEKALDLSALYYHKMNDNKRYSEQDFISLKKIALASQLLENDLKNS
- a CDS encoding DUF5644 domain-containing protein gives rise to the protein MSVLKLHVKVFRFETNKDYNPAYESYFLEYQEDQYLLDLLRQLKGVSYNENIALKINQIAVFEDAKVSDLVAFFSKEWVLDPLSKRYALKDLVIDEKAVLKNYEDFFKQVPYITKGEKEELEKFIQINFINPQTNPKYLGDGFFLYVKWLMKRYPTERNRLLEMISQPESGVMNFLSVAHYLYKNDDNIDHEIYELQEILTNSKIKPWKDFSKNLLSLFQYNSNPPKTPNPPKTCTLFNAYAKHLNAQSLLKSAKLYLEKMGQKVIDLPFCYDGGYYGKIISTNDFLTASAYNLALAKANGVSLIFCEEDAYLNILHAKEVLDNNPEIIDSINEKLKKYQLVYEKGVEVVYLNEWVNEFLAWELKSPFDAFLGAEFSRIKQSDHFFNKIRLKAPHFLESFQNYAPLLEVNEASGLLQCAHLRYLGIDLGADFLIVHSLGLFYAFENLSLKASKIYKRDNDNTPTLFLPQIALMAMGEKDTQALGLDAHYHKFTFI
- a CDS encoding M3 family oligoendopeptidase, with protein sequence MKEQEWDLSALFENKESTEEFLKTLQTEVQEFESTYQNNLKNLDIAGFANALKHYEDLSEKISRAMTYAQLLFAKNTKEAKFYSQCEMACANIQQHLLFFEIEFKNLDAKKQLAFIKKCKNHAFYLNNLIERKKHTLNLDEEKIALALSPVGVGAFSRLFDEHFSSLKIPFEEQNLSEEEILALLHNPKRKIRKKSQKAFSKALEKSRPLLTYILNMVRKDLLIETRLRKYDKKESFRHIDNQISQESVDSMIEIVNANFSLVHRYYHQKAQILGHKLKDYDRYAPLSDENTTMTYSQALEEVLNTLKAFSPEFHKIASKAIKEGWVDSHPKDFKQGGAFSHGGVPSAHPYVLLNYTGNRRDAFTIAHEFGHMIHQELSKKQGVLNMDTPLTTAETASVFSEMLFFEHLKKGLKSDELLFMLAGKLEDIFSTLFRQVVMTNFERRIHEIDEELDTKDFDRIWFEENQRMFEKSVKLTKNYHLWWSYIPHFIHSPFYCYAYSYGQLLTLALYGLYKKSDAKEFVKTYTEFLSLGGSKSPKELVSMFGFDIDSKEFWEIGMQEVCHLLEEFERLLACKEN